A genomic stretch from Psilocybe cubensis strain MGC-MH-2018 chromosome 1, whole genome shotgun sequence includes:
- a CDS encoding Pathogenicity cluster 5 protein d, whose product MQISFVTLALALTASAVSLPERAVFNRRAAIDLQNGQDAIALNNKFKTLTASSPCTAPENACVGGKFAQCVGGKFTILGCAGGTVCAALPNVGSAGTSIACTTQADLAQRLAATGAQDASATSAAPPAASTVAAPPPTAETGSGSGDDAQTSLTLDPAVIAKGFANDGQDTPTAGQVASLTSTNNFINFCKTVNLPLTNGAQVVDGSCNPAPMGVIPAKTKMPSSKFIFPPNNGKVAANQLFTIKMAINNLETGNFVNAAENYFSAPQQLNAQGLIRGHSHVVIEKLDSLDQTTTTDPTVFAFFKGLNGAASGGVLTADVDKGLPAGFYKLSSINTAANHQPVLVPVAQHGSLDDAVYFTVA is encoded by the exons ATGCAGATCAGTTTTGTGACACTGGCACTTGCTCTGACAGCGTCAGCGGTGTCATTGCCTGAGAGGGCTGTCTTTAACAGACGAGCGGCGATCGACCTTCAGAATGGCCAGGATGCCATTGCTCTAAA CAATAAATTCAAGACACTTACTGCTTCCTCCCCTTGCACTGCTCCTGAAAATGCTTGCGTAGGAGGCAAATTCGCTCAGTGCGTCGGTGGCAAATTCACTATTCTTGGCTGTGCCGGCGGAACTGT TTGCGCTGCTCTTCCAAATGTTGGATCGGCTGGGACAAGTATTGCTTGCACAACACAAGCTGATTTGGCTCAGCGCCTCGCCGCG ACGGGTGCACAGGATGCCTCTGCAACCTCTGCCGCCCCCCCTGCAGCCAGCACGGTTGCTGCCCCACCACCGACTGCCGAAACT GGTTCAGGCAGTGGAGACGATGCGCAAACATCTCTGA CTCTTGATCCTGCTGTCATTGCCAAGGGATTCGCCAATGACGGACAGGACACACCCACCGCTGGTCAAGTTGCGTCTTTGACTTCGACGAACAACTTTATCAATTTCTGCAAGACGGTCAACTTGCCATTGACCAACGGCGCTCAAGTCGTGGATGGCTCTTGTAACCCTGCTCCGATGGGAGTGATCCCTGCCAAAACCAAGATGCCCTCATCGAAATTCATCTTCCCGCCCAACAATGGTAAAGTAGCAGCCAACCAACTGTTCACCATCAAGATGGCCATCAACAATCTTGAAACGGGAAACTTTGTCAATGCAGCTGAGAACTATTTCTCTGCTCCTCAGCAACTGAACGCACAGGGACTTATTCGCGGTCACTCTCACGTTGTTATTGAAAAGTTGGACTCTTTGGACCAGACGACAACCACTGACCCTACAGTGTTTGCCTTTTTCAAGGGCCTGAACGGTGCTGCTTCTGGTGGCGTTCTCACTGCTGATGTGGATAAGGGTCTCCCCGCCGGATTCTACAAGCTGTCTTCGATCAACACTGCTGCCAACCATCAACCAGTGCTTGTGCCTGTTGCCCAGCACGGATCTCTGGATGATGCAGTCTAC TTCACTGTGGCTTGA
- a CDS encoding Co-chaperone protein SBA1, producing MVQHPEVLWAQRSSDSDDEKNILFLTVNLPDINESSLVYELTPTSISFKANTGSQEKKEYAFDLDFYREVVPEKSTKKLNSRSFNLVIRKKDKQSEYWPRLTKEKVKNAFLKTDFSKWVDEDEQGDAPDDIPDDMDPMGMGGMGGMGGMGGMDFEKMMAQMGAGGGGMPDFGGAGTSGSAADDHDDDDSDDDGPPPLEDAEPSK from the exons ATGGTACAGCATCCCGAAGTTCTTTGGGCTCAGAGGAGCTCTGACTCTGACGACGAAAAG aatatcctcttcctcaccGTCAATCTCCCCGACATCAACGAGTCCTCCCTCGTCTATGAACTCACTCCAACCTCCATCTCCTTCAAGGCAAACACAGGATC tcaggagaagaaggagtaTGCCTTTGATCTCGACTTTTACCGCGAGGTCGTTCCAGAG aaatcaacaaaaaaactAAATTCTCGTTCCTTCAACCTTGTCATTCGCAAAAAGGACAAGCAATCCGAATACTGGCCCCGTCTCACAAAGGAAAAGGTCAAGAATGCCTTTTTGAAGACAGACTTTAGCAAATGGGTCGATGAAGACGAGCAAGGTGACGCCCCAGACGATATCCCTGATGACATGGATCCCATGGGCATGGGAGGTATGGGTGGTATGGGCGGCATGGGTGGAATGGATTTTGAAAAG ATGATGGCACAGATGGGTGCAGGCGGCGGTGGAATGCCTGACTTTGGTGGCGCAGGAACGTCCGGCTCAGCTGCTGACgaccacgacgacgacgactcgGATGACGATGGTCCCCCTCCTCTCGAAGACGCCGAGCCCTCCAAATAG